A stretch of the Nitrospirota bacterium genome encodes the following:
- a CDS encoding urease accessory protein UreD: protein MFDVRSSKLKSGSLLESNLEPRILNFSELSSVGRKGKLTLMYVRQGPRTVLSRSSCRTPWHLFPPIYLDETGCAYTLLLNPSGGLVGGDHLAIDLSLGTRAHVLMSTPSANKVYRSLGAPSAQVIEISVGPDAILEWIPEPTIPFAGSRFRQAVQVTLEPGATAVLWDAIASGRIAGGERWAFASLDNEIRIRTASGASVLERYMLCPDDRSGGVGLVEPWNYVASFYAVGDAIGEEAWKRLEEKLALILDERSGRILGGVSQPAVPGLAVKLVARSAPDLAAAQQRLWAAVRRELWNLPPVVWRKY, encoded by the coding sequence ATGTTCGATGTTCGAAGTTCGAAGTTGAAAAGCGGCTCTCTGCTTGAATCGAACCTCGAACCTCGAATCTTGAACTTTTCCGAACTCTCATCCGTCGGCCGGAAGGGGAAGCTCACGCTCATGTATGTGCGACAGGGGCCGCGGACGGTGCTTTCCCGGTCATCCTGCCGCACGCCCTGGCATCTCTTCCCGCCCATCTATCTCGATGAGACGGGATGCGCCTATACGCTGCTGCTCAATCCCTCCGGAGGCTTGGTCGGCGGCGACCATCTGGCCATCGACCTGTCCCTGGGGACGCGCGCACACGTGCTCATGTCCACGCCTTCCGCGAACAAGGTCTACCGCTCGCTGGGAGCGCCGTCCGCGCAAGTCATCGAGATATCAGTCGGACCGGACGCGATCCTCGAGTGGATACCGGAACCGACCATTCCTTTTGCCGGTTCACGGTTTCGCCAGGCCGTTCAGGTCACTCTTGAGCCGGGGGCGACGGCCGTGCTTTGGGACGCGATCGCGTCGGGGCGGATCGCCGGCGGCGAGCGATGGGCGTTCGCAAGTCTCGACAACGAGATTCGAATCAGGACGGCATCAGGCGCGTCGGTCTTGGAGCGGTACATGCTTTGTCCAGACGACCGCTCCGGCGGGGTGGGGCTGGTCGAACCGTGGAACTATGTCGCTTCGTTCTATGCGGTCGGCGATGCCATCGGCGAAGAGGCCTGGAAGCGACTGGAAGAGAAGCTGGCACTGATCCTTGATGAGCGGTCCGGGCGAATCCTCGGCGGAGTCTCGCAGCCGGCTGTTCCCGGACTGGCCGTCAAACTGGTTGCTCGGTCCGCGCCGGATCTCGCCGCAGCGCAGCAGAGACTGTGGGCGGCCGTGCGGCGGGAACTGTGGAACCTGCCGCCCGTTGTGTGGCGCAAATATTGA
- the ureG gene encoding urease accessory protein UreG, whose protein sequence is MGGQHHHQHGHHGGGKPTQARAKHIPVIGIGGPVGSGKTALVEALCKRLRDRYSLAVVTNDIFTKEDAEFLTKRGVLPQDRILGVETGGCPHTAIREDASHNQEAIDDLIRRHPDVELLFVESGGDNLAATFSPELVDYVIYVIDVAEGDKIPRKGGPGITRSDLLVINKIDLAPYVGADLTVMDRDSRRMRGDLPFVFTNLLTGDGLDRVVDWVEQRLERKAKAEV, encoded by the coding sequence ATGGGCGGCCAGCATCATCACCAGCACGGTCATCACGGCGGTGGAAAGCCGACGCAGGCCCGCGCCAAGCACATTCCGGTCATCGGCATCGGCGGGCCGGTGGGGTCCGGCAAGACCGCGCTGGTCGAGGCGCTCTGCAAGCGGTTGCGCGATCGCTATAGCCTTGCCGTCGTGACGAACGATATCTTCACGAAAGAAGACGCGGAGTTTCTGACCAAACGCGGCGTGTTGCCGCAGGACCGCATCCTCGGTGTGGAGACCGGCGGCTGTCCGCATACCGCTATCCGCGAGGACGCGTCGCACAATCAGGAAGCCATCGACGACCTCATACGGCGCCATCCGGACGTGGAGCTGCTCTTCGTCGAGAGCGGCGGCGACAACCTCGCGGCCACGTTCAGCCCGGAACTCGTGGATTATGTCATCTATGTGATCGATGTGGCGGAAGGCGACAAGATCCCGCGCAAGGGGGGGCCGGGCATCACGCGGTCGGATCTGCTGGTGATCAACAAGATCGACTTAGCTCCGTACGTCGGGGCCGATCTCACGGTGATGGACCGGGACAGCCGCCGCATGCGCGGCGACCTGCCGTTCGTCTTTACCAATCTCCTGACCGGCGATGGACTGGATCGCGTCGTGGACTGGGTCGAGCAGCGGCTGGAGAGAAAGGCTAAGGCTGAAGTTTAG
- a CDS encoding urease accessory UreF family protein, which produces MDTLSLLRGLRFIDSFFPSGGYAFSSGLEAAVQGGAVRNVDDLSRYVKDLFRGGIRRREAVAVAVAHQAVATGRLEAALKVDRELDAMKIGRESRMASRQMGRQVIRVAADQFREHRLLEEFRTAIEEDRTPGHLPVSIGLALAACGWTRTDTIAAYLYQTAVGFVSAAMKLLPVGQREGQRLLESWALLLTELSRQVQGRSVLMSWSPVQDIYAMRHSRLESRLFRS; this is translated from the coding sequence ATGGATACTCTTTCACTCCTGCGTGGCCTCCGCTTTATCGACAGCTTCTTTCCGTCCGGGGGGTATGCGTTTTCTTCGGGGTTGGAAGCGGCGGTGCAGGGTGGGGCGGTGCGCAATGTCGATGACCTGTCCCGGTATGTCAAGGATCTGTTTCGCGGAGGCATACGCCGCCGTGAAGCGGTCGCCGTGGCGGTCGCTCACCAGGCGGTCGCGACCGGCAGGTTGGAGGCCGCGCTAAAGGTTGATCGTGAACTAGACGCGATGAAGATTGGGCGTGAGTCACGGATGGCGAGCCGGCAAATGGGACGGCAGGTGATCCGGGTGGCGGCGGACCAGTTCAGAGAACACCGGCTTCTTGAGGAATTCCGAACGGCGATTGAAGAGGATCGCACTCCGGGACACTTGCCCGTAAGCATCGGATTGGCACTGGCCGCCTGCGGGTGGACACGAACCGACACGATCGCGGCCTATCTCTATCAGACGGCCGTCGGGTTCGTCTCCGCCGCGATGAAGCTGCTGCCGGTGGGCCAGCGCGAAGGCCAGCGGTTGCTGGAGAGCTGGGCTCTCCTTCTGACGGAGCTGAGCCGGCAGGTGCAGGGCCGGTCCGTTCTGATGTCCTGGTCGCCGGTGCAGGACATTTACGCCATGCGGCACAGCCGGCTGGAGTCGCGGCTTTTTCGATCGTGA